One Rosettibacter firmus genomic window carries:
- a CDS encoding glycoside hydrolase family 43 protein yields the protein MKKKLALLTFLVLVVNLFSQNSKNTLQSNEVWIPDNNDGTYSNPVIHADYSDPDVIRVGNDYYMTSSSFSHFPGLPILHSKDLVNWKIISHAVIKYPIDEFNKPQHGNGIWAPSIRYHNGEFYIYYGDPDYGIFMTKAKDPKGPWSPLKLIKKAKGWIDPCPLWDDDGNAYLVHAWARSRSGIKHRLTVNKMSWDGEKILDEGVLVFCDSIKHPTMEGPKFYKRNGYYYIFAPAGGVKSGWQVVLRSKNVYGPYEDKIVLEQGSTEINGPHQGGWVETQKGESWFIHFQDCGAYGRIVHLQPVQWKNDWPIMGIDYDGNGIGEPVLKFKKPDVDNDLEICVPQTTDEFDSSKLGLQWQWQANFDTSWISLKERKGWLRFYSQKFPDSSKNFWNVAQLLMQKFPARKFRVTTKLEFYPQSNFEKAGLIIFGNDYSYICIEKIEKGFKIYHAERKNAEKNNLEEIIESKKVNNNKIYFRVDVSEKAMCNFSYSFDGKKFIQIGKEFQAKEGKWVGAKVGIFSLTNYKSENNGYTDFDWFRFEKN from the coding sequence ATGAAGAAAAAGTTAGCTCTGTTAACTTTTTTGGTTCTTGTAGTGAATCTATTTAGCCAGAATTCTAAAAATACACTTCAGAGTAATGAAGTATGGATTCCAGATAACAATGATGGAACTTATTCTAATCCAGTAATACATGCAGATTATTCAGATCCAGATGTAATTCGTGTTGGGAATGATTATTATATGACTTCATCAAGCTTTTCTCATTTCCCGGGCTTACCAATTTTACATTCAAAAGATCTTGTTAATTGGAAAATTATTTCACACGCAGTTATAAAATATCCAATCGATGAATTTAATAAACCACAACATGGCAATGGAATCTGGGCTCCAAGTATTAGATATCATAATGGTGAATTTTACATTTATTATGGAGATCCCGATTATGGAATATTTATGACAAAAGCTAAAGATCCAAAAGGTCCATGGTCCCCGTTAAAATTAATCAAAAAAGCAAAAGGCTGGATTGATCCCTGTCCACTCTGGGATGATGATGGTAATGCATATTTAGTTCATGCCTGGGCTCGAAGTCGTTCTGGTATTAAACATCGATTAACTGTGAATAAGATGAGTTGGGACGGCGAAAAAATTCTTGATGAAGGTGTTCTTGTTTTTTGTGATTCTATAAAACATCCTACAATGGAAGGACCAAAGTTTTATAAACGAAATGGTTACTATTATATCTTTGCTCCAGCTGGTGGTGTAAAATCTGGATGGCAGGTTGTTCTTAGATCTAAAAATGTTTATGGACCTTATGAAGATAAAATTGTTTTAGAACAGGGTTCAACAGAAATTAATGGACCACATCAAGGGGGTTGGGTGGAGACACAGAAAGGTGAATCATGGTTTATTCATTTCCAGGATTGTGGTGCTTATGGAAGAATTGTTCATCTTCAACCTGTGCAGTGGAAAAATGATTGGCCAATTATGGGAATTGATTATGATGGGAATGGAATTGGTGAACCAGTTTTAAAATTCAAAAAACCTGATGTTGATAATGATCTTGAGATTTGTGTTCCACAAACTACTGATGAATTTGATTCTTCAAAATTAGGATTACAATGGCAATGGCAGGCAAATTTTGATACTTCCTGGATATCTCTAAAAGAAAGAAAAGGATGGTTGAGATTTTATTCGCAAAAATTTCCTGATAGTTCAAAAAATTTCTGGAATGTAGCTCAACTTTTAATGCAAAAATTTCCAGCACGAAAATTTAGAGTTACAACTAAATTAGAATTTTATCCACAAAGTAATTTTGAAAAAGCTGGTTTAATAATCTTTGGTAACGATTACTCTTACATTTGCATTGAAAAAATAGAAAAAGGTTTTAAAATTTATCATGCAGAACGAAAAAATGCAGAAAAAAATAATTTAGAAGAAATTATTGAATCTAAAAAAGTCAATAACAATAAAATTTATTTTAGAGTCGATGTAAGTGAAAAAGCTATGTGCAATTTTAGTTATAGCTTTGATGGGAAAAAATTTATTCAAATAGGTAAAGAATTTCAGGCAAAAGAAGGTAAATGGGTAGGTGCTAAAGTAGGAATATTTTCTTTAACAAATTATAAATCAGAAAACAATGGTTATACAGATTTTGACTGGTTTAGATTTGAGAAAAACTAA